The window acaaaattcatcagaactcacatctggcatcatagacagataaagtaaaatatgtggggtattttactttcggacatagtaagtatcatgtcctcatcttaacaccttgattaaggcgacatacgtgttttaagcttgagctctcgattatcacctagataataagcttaaaaacagtctcatctctatttatcacatagtaaatagaggcgattacccgtgtgagtgggctaatcttatatctgtccgacatactccctaacttaaagtaatgcactgagcattaagatgcataaagatcaaacaaagattcataggcattaatgatgaaaacacaaattcatcaaatgtgaactcttagggaaattacaatattcagcacatcatcctctacgcaatcctagagatttcacatggccacaaaacacatctctaggtattggctttgttataggatctgctaccattctatgcgtagtatgtacaataagttcacatcttttcatgcaatcatatccatgacaaaattatacttggtatctatatgtttggtcttgccatgatattttggatctttggtgtacgcttttgctgcttggctatcataattaaccaacaattaatctgcagcacttccaataacacctaaatgatccaaaaaaaatctcttaagccaaacatcttcttatacttgctgctgataatgccacgaactcaattcccatcgtggacaaggctatacacttttgtttcttcttgctccaacacatggtgccattattcaagaagagaacaaacctagaggtagatttccttttatttaaatctcctcccaatCAACATcgagaatagccttagagtcgcagatcctttccataataactcaacatataatcagcagtccactttagatacctcagtattctcttaacggctttctaacgtgcttgacctggattggattagtatctactcaccattccaactgcaaaacatatgtcaggtcttgtacacatcatagcgtacaacaAGCTtctaacagcactagcataaggaacatgtttcatttgttccttctcttgtggagtccttggacacagtctatggctcaatccttcaccttttgcaataggagcgtcaatgggtttacaatcccatatcattcaattcaaaatttggaagacaaccaacttttgacagtattgactagctccatattgcttccggcaattagtatatcatcaacatataatgatatgatcacaaattgatccttggatcttttgatatatacacaatgattctcatctatcattgtaaagtcatatgccattatggcattatgaaaacgtatatatcattgtcttgacgataTTTGCAaagccatatatcgacccccaaagtcgacataccttttcttcttggcctttcactatgaaaccaacaggttgttccatatatatttcatcctctaattttccattgaggaaagcagtctttacatccatttgatgtaactcaagatccatacgaaacactattgccagaactatgcgaatcaaggcaaatcttactacaggagaaaaaatatcttcataatcaattccttcctattgattatacctctttgtcacaaggcgagccttatgctttctatcgagccatcagcctttcgctttattttgagaacccacatgttcccaatagctctgcgtcccttttggaagatcaaccagttcccagacttggtttgatttcattgactccattttcctctttcattgcataaatccatttttccttactagggcaatttagagcctctttaatatttcttggctcatactcatcttgtggagcaaccataaagtttcctttcaatgtcaaaacatcgacaGGGAATACTTtgcgacttgttcaccgtatgggagattgtacacttagcacatcattccccattatgctcccacttggattaggtaatgatgatgtcgtcacatcgtgtggttgcaattgagaatgagttgaattcaattcatcacatctcatattactcccacttggatgaactccattaatatcataatcttaatccaaggtttcaaataggaagtaatcttccctatttcgcccttcttaggaaattcatccactaagaatgtgacatcctgtgattcaaattcagttattctcccactttcctgttcacttacgaacacatacccttttgagtgttcggagtatctcattaaaatactctacttttatatgggactcaatttcccaaacttgtgagaggacatatgagtataaaCAGCATAatcccatggcttaagtaaacttaagtccggttttctacctatccataactcatatggagtggaactaactgatttggaaggcacccggttaagtatttaggcagcgttaacaacgcatcactccataaaagtgatatgtaagttagcatacgacatcatggacctaaccatttccagtagggttcgtttcttctctcgcaacaccattttgttgaggagtatgtGGAATAGACatttgtctttctattcctttttcatcacataattttctgaactcatcagataaatattctcgacctcgatcggatctaaatgcttttattttcttgtctaattgattttcaaccaagttcataaaccttttgaaaacaacttatgcttcagatttatgagaaatcaaatagacacctccgaatcgagtataatcatctattaagagtgatgaaataaacagcccatTGCCTTCCTTTCatattcattgaaccacagacgtccaaatggattaaatgccgaggaaattcagctcttttaccttttccaaatggtctccttgtcattttcccttctaaacaatgcttacatatgggcaaatcgactttttcaacgTTGCCCAATAAgtcctctttggctagtcttttcatatgttgttggcccatatgaccaagtctagcatgccactatattcacatcattatcatataaaatagaagacgtgaaacaagggaataacatattgacatcaccacagtcaacatttagtacaataaaaccatttagaaagtgaccacaaccatagtagtttgtacctaaatacaaatctacacatttattatggaagttcattctaaaaccaagcttaaccaacatcaaaacagacatttaaatttcgacgaatctccggagcatatagaacatcgtGTAGGAataaggtgcgtccaccacgcatgttcaattggccaGCGCCAAttcctttaacttcatctctggagttatttccgaTATGGATCGActcagttccagttggtactcgtcggaattccacaaaggatcctctatcctttgttacatggtctgtcgctcatgaatctacattccacaaaggattggattcagcctattatgcagaacttgacacataagcaaagttctcaaatgtacaagaggtgtatagcttctttggctcacgacggtcgcgagcatagtgacctctcttgtcacaattgtaacatcacacccttgacattttcatCACTTGAGgacgctttctctctcttgttggttaattcttgatttcttataataaggacttgatcctttgcattcccacatattgaacgaatcaatacgctgcgcttagagcacaaagcccttttccgagctagaaccagcatagAAAATATCTATTTACAGCTCAAATGCGTTAGGCAGTCCTcaactagctcaaggtggcgcacaacatttataagatcttccataatatggtcaagagcttctagtgcttcttgcttttccagcacatattgaatctccatatttaatatttcacaatagttgccgttcatatcagcaatcacgttcttagttgctgaaaccatcagtCTGAACACATTAGACATACATGCacaaataattaatgcctatcatttatgcatccctatttatatagacccatcatattaatgaataattttaagtaaggcttgagaatcaaaaggtcactacgtttccaatcatcctccaaaaatcctaacttaaaactatcattaatatgattgtcatatgcaaaatcaattctatgaagttacaaaaacttctataactacccacaactaactacccacagcaatcagcagtaacagaaagcaaatattatctaacattcaatataataacagtgctttcacataatacaactatacattacactgagcaatatatacaaagaaaaatatcaacttggaaagagatatttacatccataaaacatctcataattaatctaagaaataattagggaatgtcccttctaatctatcagtcaaaacatcgaGAAAAGCtgaaggtacatttgccaaccatggaaaaacttttggagagttttcatgtcgccaccaaggcgcattcactgcGCCACGTAGAgcacaatctaagggttgaagttttggccaactcaatcctatagtactctcttacaaaagcttctaCCAGCCTTCTATaaccgggaccacgttgacctcccatagccgatctaacacttgcttgccattcaggtggaagagtattcaacaaagccggcaccttctcaaaatccggcataagataaccattattgatgatttcttgtatcatctgattgaccttgaccatatgtgatactaaatcaccatcaagccaccgaaaatcagctaactctttcatcagccttttcagtctagctcttccttcgtccgttctcgggattgcgtGTATCCGTGCATTACGCATCATAGTTTCGCAACAAATgcgaactaaaatggatcacttatcatccaaaataaacaaaatggaaaatacataaatttccatgattcatgcaacaaatgcagaattaaaatggatgacctacaacccacacagacataattgaaaaagaaacaaattcctttttttttttttttttttttgggtcaacggtcaaagtcaacggtcaacggtcggtcaacgggtcaacggtcgggtCAACGGGCGCGCGGGTCGGACCGGTCGCGACGGTcaaaccggtcggaccggacgggcCGGTCGGACCGCTCGCACggaccgaccgcacgtgcctcGCCCGTGcgggggatgacgtcacgcagacgtcatccggCACGTGCCGGGCGCGTGCCTCGTCCGTGAGTCGGGTTgggtcgccggtcgggtcgggtctccggtggggtcgggtcgccggccggtgaccgtcCGGCGAAATGTtgtcggcgatgacgtcatcggtgacgtcatccgAACGGTTTACCGCCGTTGATGACGTCATCTCGTGACGtcggcacgcgtcggtccgcggaccggcgtgCCGTTTCGCCTGTcgccggcgcgcacgtgccggttcgtcaccggcgcgtgtggcgcacgcgctggccatAGCCAGCCCGAGCGCGTGGTGCCCACGCGCATCGGctgtggccgcgcgtgtgggcgcgtgcggcgttgTCCGGCGACgtacgacatgtcgccggactcgtctcgacgtcgcctttcacCCTGTTCCTTCATAATTTGATTCCGACTTActgaaactcagaaaaatggccgaacagcgctcgggtgtcgggattttcgcccggttccgtacggccgaagggatttcgcgaaaaatcaatcaaaaacatcaaaaacagatcgggaaaacgtgaactagggctcgataccaatgttgggaatgactgatcccgaaaccggattcgacaccgaatcgaacccctaaatcaatgcggaagacgaagccggggaataacacgtatcaccgatcgtaaagcacaccacgagtcgagcgtaccttgttagccacagattaaacaccgtcgtcaatggaggaagagaatccggttgatgaagccttgaagggaagaaattggaagccgtatgcctctcttgttcttcgggagagaaaacgcgcgggagagaagcgtacgttgattgtgccaaagggtgcgtctctctctctctctcctcccttttataccttcccccatccacgggccctattcccgtgggccgggctttttgggcccaacttgggcggacgggccaactcaggcccatctcataaatccatcagaTGGCAATGACAGGATCTTCTATTTTGATCTATTATGGTCAGGAGATTGAGCTCAAGCAATTTGATGGGCGACATAGTCTCATCACTTTCACATCTATCAAGATTGGAATACTTGTAAGTATCACCGTGGTTGAATTAGTAGTGTCTGCACGTCACTCGTGATTAAGCACCCCATGGGAGTCAACTCATGATTGCATGATTAAGGTTGTGTTTTAGAAGACACAGGCTATTGAAATATTACCCTACTGTGGGGAAACATCTTGCTTTTGGTTATGGAGCTTGTTAACTTGACATTAGGCATTCTAAACTTGGTCTTTTTCCAGAGATTTGTCTAACAATCAGCTTACGGGAGCAATACCAGAAACTCTGGCAGAATTATCACATCTTAGATTTTTGTAAGTTAATGTGTATAAGTGAAGCAGTCAAGGATTTGAAGTACACAAATATCTAACCATGGCTACATTTGCAGAAATTTAAGTGGAAACAACCTAACTGGGTCAGTTCCTGAGGCTCTTAAGAAAAGGGTAGTGGACAAGACTTTAAACATgaggtgctctctctctctctctctctctctctctctctctctctctctctctctctctctctctctctctctctctctctctctctctctctctctcgttaaGTCGTATGTCACTTTTATACAGTGGAAGGACTATCAACATGTTTTCATTTGAAAGCAAATAAGAAGGCCAACTTGTGATCGGCATTTAGCAATGTTGATAGGACTTTGAGTTTAGCTCCTTCATTCTTTGTGGCAGTTTGACAGGAACTGCGACTCTTTGCCTAGCTGATCCTTGCccgcagaaaaagaaaaaacgtgACATCCTCATTCCAGTTGTTGCATCAGTTTCAGGCTTCTTAGTAATTCTCTTTGGTACTTTGGCTCTAGTTTGGTTAAGTAAACGTAAGCAAATAGCaggtaaattttctttcttgtccaGTTCACACAATGTACACAACATTTGACAATAatcatcaattttcttttccttaaataCAGTTCTATCTGTAATAGTGTCTATTCTTAGGATAATGTAGTTGATAATATACAACTTAGTAACTTGCTATCTCCTTACCCGCCCTAAATTTTACAATCTCGTCAACATTGTAATCGGGAAAAAAGAGAACGGTCACATCAGCATTACAAAGAGAACGTGCATTATTCAGCTTCACttattgacaataaaatttctgtttctttttttttccaaaagtaacTTGCTACGCATGGGAAGGATTTACAAAAACTTGAGAGTACCGCTTTGTCCTTAATATTCCAATGCTCCCTAAAAGAAAGTTTGATTGTGCAATCTCAAACTTATCTGTATGTATTGAGCAAAGAATCTGTATATTAGCATATCGGTGGTAGCTGACAGAGAATCCCTGGCtagatcttttgatttttagtcctcttcttcatcaatatAACTCTTGAAATGGGATTCCAAAAGCCCTCCCTATATGTTTTAATTGTTGACGATGCAGTTGGAGTTATTTCCTCGAAAGTCTACTATCCTGGGTGGTAATCACAATACTCATAGGAACCTTTTTGGTACAGAATCTAGTAAAAGGACGCTGAGATTAAAGAATCGACCTTTTAAGTATAGAGAGGTTTCAAGGATCACTGGGAACTTTGGACAAGTGATTGGTGAAGGTGGATTTGGGAAGGTATATCTTGGTACTCAAGATAACGGCACTGTAGTTGCGGTGAAGATGCTCTCTGAATCATCAAAGCAAGGGTACAAGGAATTTCAAGCAGAGGTTAGATAGCATAATGcaatcacttttccttttaaattcaACTTATGCTTGCTTACACAGATGTACATTTAGGAACTTCCCCTTAGACTGTTGTCTATATACATCATGATAATGCAAACTCATGATACTACAGGCACAGCTCTTAATGATTGTTCACCACGGAAACTTGGTTTCTCTGTTGGGATATTGCAATGATCCCAAACACATGGCATTAATATATGAATACATGGCTAATGGAAATTTAAGGCAACATTTATTAGGTGCGTGTTTATGTTCTGTTGTATTGTTTTTCTGTAAATAATCCTGAAAAACTCTATTTCTTGCTCATATTTAAAGTAAAGATGCAACCAATAGAGGACCATCTGAAGGTCTTGACATGGAGTAAGAGGCTACAAATAGCTGTGGATGTAGCACAAGGTACATGAACGAGATATTCACAGTTGTAGGTTTTCTTCTTGTCATTGCTTTGGCATTGTTGACACAGTTTTTTCAAGGATTTTAGGTTTGGATTATTTGCATAACGGTTGCAAGCCGCCTATCATCCATAGAGACTTGAAGACTACTAACATCTTGTTGAACGAAGATTTCCAAGCTAAAATAGCTGATTTTGGCTTGTCAAGAGTTTTCGCTACTGAAAACGACTTTTATGTGTCAACTTGTCCTGCGGGCACTCCCGGCTACCTAGACCCCGAGTAATGGCTAAAACTCAATATTATCATTTTGGTTCAATTCGGTATCTCTATTTGGATAGAAATGTTGACATTCCCTAAGATTTCATCTTTGATTTAAAGATCCATtattggtttttgtttttttcctcctaGGTTTCAATCTTCTGGAAACTTAAACAAGAAGAGTGATGTTTACAGTTTCGGAATCGTactctttgagctgatcacggGCCGACCTCCATTAATGAGAAGCCGGGATGGCAGCACCAGCATGCACATACTTCAATGGCTTATTCCTATCATTGAAAGAGGTGATATACAAAGCATTATGGATCCAAGATTGCAAGGAGAATTCGACATCAACTCGGCTTGGAAAGTAGTGGAGATTGCTATGTCTTGTACGCGACCGACAGCGATCCAAAGGCTGGACATAAATCATGTATTGGCAGAGCTGAAGGAGTCTCTAGTGAGCAAATCAAGTGGTTCTTTTGAAATGACCTCCTTGGAGCTCCATTCTGACAATGTCCCTGGGGCAAGGTAGCAGAGGCTAGTTTCTTCTTAAGTAAAAGATTAACTTTTGTTGGCAAATTTTTACTATATTTTTGGGATTGCATCAtccatttcccttttcttttctgtgatCGAATCTTCGAATCTCGTTTTATAACAATGATGTCCTTTCGTCCTTTCTCGCTTATTTCTCCGTTAATAATGTCATTTCATTGCATTCCTAATACTGCGAAATTAGGAATTCCACGTCGAGTTTGGGAGGTGATCCAGAGGTTGGGATTATCCATAGATGGGGTAATTGGCATTACCACGCCCTCCCAGCACGTTCTTGGGATTCAGCTGACATTTCAATTGGAATCAACACCATTGATTAAATAGTAACAATTACGTAATTGTGAGCGGGTAGactaagaaaatttaaaaatgagggACTAAAGTACTTGATAAGCTCAAATTATATGTACCATTGATGGTCCTAATGTAGTGCTTCTCACAGGCAAGCAGGGATATACCCATAAGCATCTTTTAACAAATTACGGACACTAGACTTGAGCTTGTCTTTTGATAATATACACATTCGTAAAATGTTTATGTACAAATAAAAGGCAATCCCCATCTCGTCTAATTCTTAGAATTCAGGATAGGCCTGTTTGTATTGGGGTTCCAATGCAACAGCCAGTATATTAACTAGACACGAGCTACTCGGCCAAAGAAGATGCGCACCACCAGTATAAAATTGCCATTGCTTGATTCGTCAAAAGAGGATTCACCAACGTGCCATAGAATAGTCCTATCTATAGCAATCAATGGCGGGATTAAAAAAATGAGGGCTCATCCATATCGAGCAATCTCGACAAATGAACCTgttaatgatttcaaattgaatgAATTATTATATCCAAGGCGAACTTCTCTATTCCTACCACCTCAGATTCTAGGTAGTAGTATAATGCTAATTTAATATGGGTTGCACGTAATATCATCAATTATGTATATTGGCAAGAGACCTTTCTCTGTTTTCTGGAAAGGGAAGAGGAACGCTGCTTATGATAAACATGAAAGTAAACTTATACTTCAGTCCTAGCAAGTTTATAAGGTTGAGATTgatgacaatatatatatatacatataaattaCATTAATCACACCTAATTGATCCTAACAGTCAAGGCTCGATAAGAGATTACTGTTGCAACCTACCTTTTTGTCCTTGATAgtataggtttaggggtattgcctaaacaATGAGCCTAAGGCACTTGATTAGGtacaagctctcccaagcccttACTCCACGCGATGTTGGGATATTCAATgttaaataaaattgatcctatgagaatttcaaatgaagagtcgccactaatctattgaAGTCAATTATAAACCAAGTGAAGCGTAGAAGTAAATCTCAATTCATAAGCAACTAGAATACTTATGGTtgagaacttgattatactaataaatcaattagtgccctttcggtacctaatcttattcaaaTACCAAAATGATGTTAATCGagtagtttggattgattttaagctTATTCACTAACATATAAGGGGACTAAGTAGGTGcgcaattattaaaataacaatctgCAACCAAAACAGtcttaaataaattacaaggacaaataagaatctattgctaagaaatttttttaaaaaaatcacattctTAAATAAGCTAAAGGTAAACAACAATAAACATATTTAAAGTGTGCGATCCAATGATAAATGAAGTAGAAATGCATAAACAACGACTTAACCTTTGTCTTCAAGGACATTTAAACCCTATGACAAAATCTTAAGagctttttcaattttgagtacatatttctttaatcaagaattttcaaatatcttAAGAGAACTCTACTTTTTTTGAGCAAGTAAGAGAACTCtacttgaaaaaataattttaattttttttttctaattttaaagttttttttttctaatttttagaagaaaatagaatttttagGTCTTGGATTAGTGATCTGTTTTGATATCTTTTTTGGGGAATATGAATAGGGAAGAGAGGATAGTTTAattacatttgaaaaaaaaaaggtatggaAATTTTATATAAGTAATTGAGCGTGAGAGCCAAATGAATTGAAAGATTCTTGTTTGGTTCTCGATAAGAGAATTTTacctcttatttttttttgcatggaGCATgcttttttccaattaagttgGGGGAGGGTAATCATGTCACGAACATTCTTACTATTTATAGTCGTCGCGGTCAACGTCATTTTGTGGTCGTCGGGGTTTTCATCATTATACTGTTATTATTCAtatctgaacttttaatttttttacatgtGGAAACCTTCCTTCGAATTAAGGTTGGGGGAGAGTAATCATGCCCCAGTCACTATTACGGATTAAAGTCatcgtggtggtggtggtcgtaCGATTATTATTcacatttttaacttttaatccTTTTGCATGTCACTAAACCTTTTACTATTTATAGTCTTCCTTGTggttatattattattattattattattttgcacTTGGTAATCAGTTAACATCATGTTCCACAGATTCAATCACGAGGCTCATCGCGGACGATCGTCTCAAAGATGCTGTGCATTGCTTTATCATTCTCTTTTTGGGTCATTCAGAAAAAGAGTAACAAGGAAACTTTTGAAATCTGGCCATCCTTTTGATAGTGTCCTTTCCTTAAGTCACTCACACATCTCTCTCGGTAAATCTCTCTAACGCATAACGAGGAGAAAATTACTGATGAATTCCGTCGGACGATTTTACATCATCCTAAATTTCATAgagaaaaaattgttcaaaacatcataaactTAATATGGTTTTATccatttaatcctaaatttttaattttattaattgagtcataactatttttatattttatcaattgagttctaaatattttcacattttgtcaattaggTTAATCCAGTCAATTTTAATCGGAAATTGTTGACAAAGATACCAACTATCTTACATGACACAAGTGCTAAactggacaatttttataatttctaaattttttattttttttttcctttttctcgttCAAGCCTAATGAGGATCAGCCGGTGATCCTCACCAGACTTggtaaaacaaaaaggaaaaggaataaaaaaaaaaaaagaagagaaataaaaataattaatttttttatacaaaattgTCTACATTAATGCCGATTGTCCTATGTCACTCTTGTCATCCACGTTAGCGACCGGATGAAATCATTTGGTAGAACGTGAGAAATTTGGGATTTAATTGGCACGactaaaaagtttaagattgaattgacaaaaatataataggtttaagactttttggacaaattttctCGGCTCAACGAAATTTAAACTACTTTTTTTACAAGAGCTCTTTCCTTTCTACAGCTATGAGAAGCATTTCCCTTAGTCTGAAGTCCCCAAAGTTTAATTTTCACGTTTCTTTCTCTAGCATCGTAATGCATTCAAATTGAACTCAAACATTAGTCTGAGAAAATGGCATTCGTTGGTTTTGGCtcgaaattaattgaaattgacatgAGTTCAACGTTTCTCTGGACACTCAAAAGTGTTTGCTGAGCATCTCCAAGATGGACACGGATGATCAGGGGATGCGAGAAGAAGGCCCGCCTAGTGCAGACATGTCCGACCACTAGGTGGGCACCTAGCAAATAAGTGGCCGGGGTGCCGCCCATTGTCGGTTGGCCAGCTAAGACCGGCTGGG of the Eucalyptus grandis isolate ANBG69807.140 chromosome 10, ASM1654582v1, whole genome shotgun sequence genome contains:
- the LOC104424161 gene encoding putative leucine-rich repeat receptor-like serine/threonine-protein kinase At2g19230; this translates as MGRLTPAFSFSLLASLALGFVLVVQAQQNPGFISIDCGATNAYIEEENNIAYQTDEGFIDSGKNMQISTEVIYQRSLQLAKNLRSFPNGTRNCYTLRPDRGKNNTYLIRASFWYGNYDGKNQTPTFDLYIDANHWFTVWSSIYFYEEMMYVSQADDIQVCLVNTGNGVPFISALELRTLDDDIYRLGSGFLQAHWRYDIGLSSKTYIRYPIDVYDRIWTAQNYNWSILNTTSAIDLSEDNDAYKYNVPGEVLRTAQRSMNASLPMDLHWTPSISLSTKKWIVYFYFVEIERLTSGVQREFVISINDHQFTKTVNLEYLKPVVVVSTPVSGSFITFSIESTNKSGYPPILNAVEFYTVGDLPYVPTAQDDVKAINHIKATYRIKRESWQGDPCVPSNYTWEGLNCSYGNPPRIISLRLSSSNLMGDIVSSLSHLSRLEYLDLSNNQLTGAIPETLAELSHLRFLNLSGNNLTGSVPEALKKRVVDKTLNMSLTGTATLCLADPCPQKKKKRDILIPVVASVSGFLVILFGTLALVWLSKRKQIAESSKRTLRLKNRPFKYREVSRITGNFGQVIGEGGFGKVYLGTQDNGTVVAVKMLSESSKQGYKEFQAEAQLLMIVHHGNLVSLLGYCNDPKHMALIYEYMANGNLRQHLLEDHLKVLTWSKRLQIAVDVAQGLDYLHNGCKPPIIHRDLKTTNILLNEDFQAKIADFGLSRVFATENDFYVSTCPAGTPGYLDPEFQSSGNLNKKSDVYSFGIVLFELITGRPPLMRSRDGSTSMHILQWLIPIIERGDIQSIMDPRLQGEFDINSAWKVVEIAMSCTRPTAIQRLDINHVLAELKESLVSKSSGSFEMTSLELHSDNVPGAR